Proteins from one Peromyscus eremicus chromosome 8a, PerEre_H2_v1, whole genome shotgun sequence genomic window:
- the Sqstm1 gene encoding sequestosome-1 isoform X1 yields the protein MASLTVKAYLLGKEEAAREIRRFSFCFSPEAEAEAEAAAGPGPCERLLSRVAALFPALRPGGFQAHYRDEDGDLVAFSSDEELTMAMPYVKDDIFRIYIKEKKECRRDHRPPCAQEASRSMVHPNVICDGCNGPVVGTRYKCNVCPDYDLCSVCEGKGLHREHSKLMFPNPFGQLSDGFSHGRWLRKLKHGHFGWPGWEMGPPGNWSPRPPRAGDARPCPTAESASGPSEDPSVNFLKNVGESVAAALSPLGIEVDIDVEHGGKRSRLTPASPESSSMGTEDKCSTQPSSCSSEVSKPDGAGQSPSQSLTEQMKKIALESGGQPEEQMESDNCSGGDDDWTHLSSKEVDPSTGELQSLQMPESEGPSSLDPSQEGPTGLKEAALYPHLPPEADPRLIESLSQMLSMGFSDEGGWLTRLLQTKNYDIGAALDTIQYSKHPPPL from the exons ATGGCGTCGCTCACCGTGAAGGCCTATCTTCTGGGCAAGGAGGAGGCGGCCCGCGAGATCCGCCGCTTCAGCTTCTGCTTTAGCCCGGAGGCCGAGGCGGAGGCCGAGGCCGCGGCGGGCCCAGGGCCGTGCGAGCGGCTGCTGAGCCGGGTGGCCGCGCTGTTCCCCGCGCTGAGGCCTGGCGGCTTCCAGGCGCACTACCGCG ATGAGGATGGGGACCTGGTTGCCTTTTCCAGTGATGAGGAGCTGACAATGGCCATGCCCTATGTGAAAGACGACATCTTCCGTATCTACATTAAAG AGAAGAAGGAGTGCCGGCGGGATCATCGCCCACCATGTGCTCAGGAGGCATCCCGAAGCATGGTGCACCCCAATGTGATTTGTGATGGTTGCAATGGGCCTGTGGTGGGAACTCGCTACAAGTGCAACGTGTGCCCAGACTACGACCTGTGCAGTGTCTGCGAGGGGAAGGGCCTACACAGGGAACACAGCAAGCTCATGTTCCCCAACCCCTTTGGCCAACTCTCTGAT GGCTTCTCTCATGGCCGCTGGCTCCGGAAGCTGAAACATGGACACTTTGGCTGGCCTGGCTGGGAGATGGGTCCACCGGGGAACTGGAGCCCACGCCCTCCCCGAGCAGGGGATGCTCGCCCTTGCCCCACAGCTGAGTCAG CTTCTGGTCCATCAGAAGATCCCAGTGTCAATTTCCTGAAGAATGTGGGGGAGAGTGTGGCAGCTGCCCTCAGCCCTCTAG GCATTGAGGTCGACATTGATGTAGAACATGGAGGGAAGAGAAGCCGCCTGACACCTGCCTCCCCAGAAAGTTCTAGCATGGGCACAGAAGACAAGTGCAGCACTCAGCcaagtagctgctcttcagaggtcaGCAAACCTGACGGGGCAGGCCAGAGCCCCTCACAGTCCCTGACAGAGCAAATGAAAAAGATCGCCTTGGAGTCAGGGGGACAGCCAGAG GAACAGATGGAGTCTGATAACTGCTCAGGAGGAGATGACGACTGGACACATCTGTCCTCCAAAGAAGTGGACCCGTCCACAGGGGAGCTCCAGTCTCTACAGATGCCGGAGTCAGAAGGGCCAAGCTCTCTAGACCCCTCACAGGAAGGACCCACAGGGCTGAAGGAAGCTGCCCTGTACCCACATCTCCCACCAG AGGCTGATCCCCGGCTGATCGAGTCGCTCTCCCAGATGCTGTCCAtgggcttctctgatgaaggcggCTGGCTCACCAGGCTCCTCCAGACCAAGAATTATGACATCGGAGCTGCTCTGGATACAATTCAGTATTCAAAGCACCCTCCGCCGTTGTGA
- the Sqstm1 gene encoding sequestosome-1 isoform X2 has product MASLTVKAYLLGKEEAAREIRRFSFCFSPEAEAEAEAAAGPGPCERLLSRVAALFPALRPGGFQAHYRDEDGDLVAFSSDEELTMAMPYVKDDIFRIYIKEKKECRRDHRPPCAQEASRSMVHPNVICDGCNGPVVGTRYKCNVCPDYDLCSVCEGKGLHREHSKLMFPNPFGQLSDGFSHGRWLRKLKHGHFGWPGWEMGPPGNWSPRPPRAGDARPCPTAESASGPSEDPSVNFLKNVGESVAAALSPLGIEVDIDVEHGGKRSRLTPASPESSSMGTEDKCSTQPSSCSSEEQMESDNCSGGDDDWTHLSSKEVDPSTGELQSLQMPESEGPSSLDPSQEGPTGLKEAALYPHLPPEADPRLIESLSQMLSMGFSDEGGWLTRLLQTKNYDIGAALDTIQYSKHPPPL; this is encoded by the exons ATGGCGTCGCTCACCGTGAAGGCCTATCTTCTGGGCAAGGAGGAGGCGGCCCGCGAGATCCGCCGCTTCAGCTTCTGCTTTAGCCCGGAGGCCGAGGCGGAGGCCGAGGCCGCGGCGGGCCCAGGGCCGTGCGAGCGGCTGCTGAGCCGGGTGGCCGCGCTGTTCCCCGCGCTGAGGCCTGGCGGCTTCCAGGCGCACTACCGCG ATGAGGATGGGGACCTGGTTGCCTTTTCCAGTGATGAGGAGCTGACAATGGCCATGCCCTATGTGAAAGACGACATCTTCCGTATCTACATTAAAG AGAAGAAGGAGTGCCGGCGGGATCATCGCCCACCATGTGCTCAGGAGGCATCCCGAAGCATGGTGCACCCCAATGTGATTTGTGATGGTTGCAATGGGCCTGTGGTGGGAACTCGCTACAAGTGCAACGTGTGCCCAGACTACGACCTGTGCAGTGTCTGCGAGGGGAAGGGCCTACACAGGGAACACAGCAAGCTCATGTTCCCCAACCCCTTTGGCCAACTCTCTGAT GGCTTCTCTCATGGCCGCTGGCTCCGGAAGCTGAAACATGGACACTTTGGCTGGCCTGGCTGGGAGATGGGTCCACCGGGGAACTGGAGCCCACGCCCTCCCCGAGCAGGGGATGCTCGCCCTTGCCCCACAGCTGAGTCAG CTTCTGGTCCATCAGAAGATCCCAGTGTCAATTTCCTGAAGAATGTGGGGGAGAGTGTGGCAGCTGCCCTCAGCCCTCTAG GCATTGAGGTCGACATTGATGTAGAACATGGAGGGAAGAGAAGCCGCCTGACACCTGCCTCCCCAGAAAGTTCTAGCATGGGCACAGAAGACAAGTGCAGCACTCAGCcaagtagctgctcttcagag GAACAGATGGAGTCTGATAACTGCTCAGGAGGAGATGACGACTGGACACATCTGTCCTCCAAAGAAGTGGACCCGTCCACAGGGGAGCTCCAGTCTCTACAGATGCCGGAGTCAGAAGGGCCAAGCTCTCTAGACCCCTCACAGGAAGGACCCACAGGGCTGAAGGAAGCTGCCCTGTACCCACATCTCCCACCAG AGGCTGATCCCCGGCTGATCGAGTCGCTCTCCCAGATGCTGTCCAtgggcttctctgatgaaggcggCTGGCTCACCAGGCTCCTCCAGACCAAGAATTATGACATCGGAGCTGCTCTGGATACAATTCAGTATTCAAAGCACCCTCCGCCGTTGTGA